GACTTTGTTCCGGAAAGCTCAGGCAAGACGAGGTACGAAAAGCGCATGACAGCCGAGTCTGGCGATCGAGTATCTCTCCGCCGGATAACAATCGCCCGAGACCCCGAACCCGTCACCGCCCCTGCGTCACTGTCGTCAGCCGGTCAATCTGGACGTTCGGCACTTCTTGCACACCGCCGCCGGGCCAATGGACGGTGACGCCATTGACCGATTTGCGGTCGCCGAGGCCGAAGGTGACGGGCAGCTCGGATTGGGAGAGATAGCCGCGGGTGGGCATGACTTGCTGGCGGAGCGTTTCGTCGGCGATGTTCACTTCCACGACGGCGCCGATCGCGTCGCGGTTAGCTTTGGTGCCGACGAGCTTCAGCCGCAGCCAATGATGGCC
This region of Pirellulales bacterium genomic DNA includes:
- a CDS encoding CRTAC1 family protein; this encodes NGHLEEEISKVQASQQYRQPPQLFWNCGRESKTEFVAVSPAKCGPDFAKPLVGRGCAVADIDGDGDLDVVITSVGGPPRLLRNDQHTGHHWLRLKLVGTKANRDAIGAVVEVNIADETLRQQVMPTRGYLSQSELPVTFGLGDRKSVNGVTVHWPGGGVQEVPNVQIDRLTTVTQGR